The SAR202 cluster bacterium sequence CCTAAAGGGTTATCTGAAGCAACATATAAATTATCAAAATTGATATGATCAATTATCGTTTTTCAGTATTGCAATAAATGCTTCTTGAGGGACTTCTACATGCCCTATCATTTTCATTCTTTTCTTACCTTCTGCTTGTTTCTGTAGCAATTTACGCTTTCTGGTAATATCTCCACCATAGCATTTAGCCAATACATTTTTTCGTAAAGCCCTGACAGTTTCTCTTGCTATAACTCTTCCATTTACAGATGCTTGTATTGGTATTGGAAATAATTGGCGTGGGATTAATTCTGTTAGTTGTTTTACTACATTTCTACCTTGGTATGTAGCTCTATCTCTATGTACAATAGATGAAAGGGCATCTACAGGTTCATAATTTACTAATATTTCTAATTTACTTAAACTGGCTGTCCTATATTGTGTCTGGTTGTAATCTAATGAAGCATATCCTTGAGATTTAGACTTAATTTGATCATGAAGATCAAGAATAACTTCAGACAACGGTACATAAAAAGATAACAAAGCACGACTTTTATCGTCATCTGTAGTAGAAGAAATACTTTGTATATATTCTATATTTCTTAATTCACCTCTTCGTGATGTAATTAATTCCATTATTGCACCTATATACTGAGTTGGAGTTACAACAGTTACTTCTAGCCAAGGTTCCATTAATTCCATAATTTCGCCTTGAGATGGTAATTGACTTGGGTTTTGGATTTCTAATTCAACACCATCATTTTTTAAAACCTTATACAATACACTTGGCGATGTAATTATAAGATCCAAATCATATTCGCGTTCTAACCGTTCTTGAACAACATCCATATGTAACAAACCAAGAAATCCACAACGAAAACCAAACCCTAAAGCAACGC is a genomic window containing:
- the lepA gene encoding elongation factor 4, with translation DSTFDSYKGAIIYVRIVDGELQKSDSTRFLSTNQHADTLDIGFFQPTMTQAKGLSTGEVGYVATGLKSIRDVTVGDTLSFVDSDVDPIPGYQELKSMVYAGLYPSDGESYQQLRDALEKLQLNDAAFSFQPESSVALGFGFRCGFLGLLHMDVVQERLEREYDLDLIITSPSVLYKVLKNDGVELEIQNPSQLPSQGEIMELMEPWLEVTVVTPTQYIGAIMELITSRRGELRNIEYIQSISSTTDDDKSRALLSFYVPLSEVILDLHDQIKSKSQGYASLDYNQTQYRTASLSKLEILVNYEPVDALSSIVHRDRATYQGRNVVKQLTELIPRQLFPIPIQASVNGRVIARETVRALRKNVLAKCYGGDITRKRKLLQKQAEGKKRMKMIGHVEVPQEAFIAILKNDN